Proteins from a genomic interval of Enterococcus faecium:
- a CDS encoding CvfD/Ygs/GSP13 family RNA-binding post-transcriptional regulator, with protein MTYKIGQIIEGKVTGIQPYGAFVSLDNETQGLIHVSEVQSGYTKNIHSLLKVGQPVTVQIIDIDEYSKKISLSLRTLEKTNPAVPYRRKRYFTNKNRKIGFTTIAEQLPIWIEEALSELERKENKK; from the coding sequence ATGACTTATAAAATTGGACAAATAATTGAAGGAAAAGTGACAGGGATACAGCCTTATGGCGCATTCGTTTCTCTTGATAACGAGACGCAAGGACTTATTCATGTTTCAGAAGTACAATCCGGTTATACGAAAAATATCCATTCATTGTTAAAAGTCGGACAGCCAGTAACAGTTCAGATCATCGACATTGATGAATATTCCAAAAAAATCAGTTTATCTTTAAGAACGTTAGAAAAAACAAATCCAGCTGTTCCATATCGCAGAAAAAGGTATTTCACGAATAAAAATCGTAAGATCGGATTTACCACTATTGCGGAGCAGTTACCTATTTGGATAGAAGAAGCATTATCTGAACTAGAACGGAAAGAAAATAAGAAATAA
- a CDS encoding MalY/PatB family protein, with translation MIEFDKQISRKDTESVKWDAIAETYQMDDLLPLWVADMDFLSPGGVAKAFSEYIKHGIFGYATLSDKLYQAIIHWERQHHAVELTKENIVFTSGVLTSLAAAVQTFTKPGDSILIHDPVYPPFSSIIETNQRHIVRSSLLEKNNHFIMDLSDMEKKIEENNVKAMILCNPHNPGGRVWSKEELKQLSELCLKHQVILFSDEIHQDLTLFDHTFTSMLTIDPNLDDLLVAFTSATKTFNLAAIKNSMVFIKNPEMKADFEKHLVMNQQHEINTFGLIGTQAAYETGGEWLSQLIPYLEKNVQTVNQFFEQYLPKVRIMNPEGTYLMWLDFTAYISDDQELENTLVRKGKVVLNPGITFGPSGHGHMRLNIACPEETLLEGLNRIKYALETID, from the coding sequence ATGATCGAATTTGATAAACAGATTTCAAGAAAAGATACAGAAAGTGTAAAATGGGACGCAATTGCTGAGACATATCAAATGGATGACTTACTTCCTTTGTGGGTAGCAGATATGGACTTCTTGTCTCCCGGTGGGGTAGCTAAAGCGTTTAGTGAATACATCAAACATGGAATCTTTGGTTATGCCACTCTGTCTGATAAACTATATCAGGCTATCATTCATTGGGAACGCCAACACCATGCTGTGGAGTTGACGAAAGAAAATATCGTTTTTACAAGTGGTGTGTTAACTAGTTTAGCTGCAGCAGTACAAACTTTTACAAAACCAGGCGATTCTATTTTGATTCATGACCCAGTTTATCCTCCATTTTCCTCTATTATAGAAACAAATCAACGTCACATCGTTCGAAGCTCTTTGCTAGAAAAAAATAATCATTTCATCATGGACTTGTCTGACATGGAGAAAAAAATCGAAGAAAACAATGTAAAAGCAATGATTTTATGCAATCCTCACAATCCTGGAGGGCGTGTTTGGAGCAAAGAAGAATTGAAACAGTTAAGCGAATTGTGTTTAAAACATCAAGTGATTCTGTTTAGTGACGAGATCCATCAAGATTTAACTTTATTCGATCATACATTTACTTCCATGCTAACGATTGATCCTAATTTAGATGATCTACTAGTTGCTTTTACTTCCGCAACCAAGACTTTCAATCTAGCTGCAATCAAAAATTCAATGGTATTTATCAAAAATCCAGAGATGAAAGCTGATTTTGAAAAACATTTAGTGATGAACCAACAGCACGAAATCAACACTTTTGGACTGATTGGAACCCAAGCGGCTTATGAGACGGGTGGAGAATGGTTAAGCCAACTGATTCCTTATCTAGAAAAAAATGTTCAAACAGTTAATCAGTTTTTTGAACAGTATCTTCCGAAAGTGAGAATAATGAACCCTGAAGGAACTTACTTAATGTGGTTAGATTTTACCGCCTATATTTCAGACGACCAAGAATTGGAGAACACTCTTGTTCGGAAAGGAAAAGTCGTATTAAATCCTGGCATCACGTTTGGTCCTTCCGGTCATGGGCATATGCGCTTGAATATTGCTTGTCCAGAAGAAACTTTACTGGAAGGACTTAATCGAATCAAGTATGCTTTAGAGACAATCGATTAA
- a CDS encoding peptidylprolyl isomerase, whose translation MAFPQLDLKSEKGPKAVIKTNRGDITVQLFPELAPKTVQNFIELSKKGYYDGVIFHRVIPDFMIQGGDPTGTGMGGESIYGESFEDEFSRELFNLRGALSMANSGPNTNGSQFFIVNNTNVPANMLGQLEGAGFPSEIIEAYKGGGTPWLDFRHTVFGHVLEGMDTVDEIANVQRGPQDRPVHDVVIETIEISE comes from the coding sequence ATGGCATTCCCACAACTAGATTTAAAAAGTGAAAAAGGACCAAAAGCTGTTATCAAAACAAACCGTGGTGACATTACTGTTCAATTATTCCCTGAACTAGCACCGAAGACGGTTCAAAATTTCATTGAACTTTCCAAAAAAGGTTATTATGATGGCGTGATTTTTCACCGCGTTATTCCTGATTTCATGATCCAAGGCGGCGATCCAACTGGAACAGGAATGGGTGGCGAAAGTATTTATGGCGAAAGTTTTGAAGATGAATTCAGTCGTGAACTGTTCAACCTTCGCGGAGCTTTATCTATGGCAAATTCAGGTCCAAACACAAACGGAAGCCAATTCTTTATTGTAAATAACACAAATGTGCCAGCTAATATGCTTGGACAACTAGAAGGTGCTGGATTCCCATCAGAAATCATTGAAGCGTATAAAGGTGGCGGAACTCCTTGGCTAGATTTCCGACATACAGTCTTTGGACATGTACTAGAAGGGATGGACACAGTAGATGAAATCGCAAATGTACAACGTGGTCCACAAGACCGACCTGTACATGATGTAGTGATTGAAACAATTGAAATTTCAGAATAG
- a CDS encoding NAD(P)/FAD-dependent oxidoreductase: protein MEIYDITIIGAGPVGMFAAFYAGMRQAKTKIIDSLPQLGGQLATLYPEKYIYDIPGYPAIKASELIDQLEKQLTTFNHTFHLKEEVLSLTREDEVIEITTNKGIHYSKAVILALGNGSFQPRKLNLDNAESFENHGLDYFVNDLMKYAGKKVAIAGGGDSAIDWALMLEPIASEVYLIHRRQEFRAHEHSVSRLKSSSVNLLTPYLIDGLSGNNGELTDIRLKKVKSDETIDLMIDSLIVNYGFSSNLEHLSSWGLDSTRNAITVKSDMSTSIPGVYAAGDICTYEGKVKLIATGLGEAPTAVNNALHYINPKERTQPGHSTSLYDKNLRPS from the coding sequence ATGGAAATCTATGACATTACAATCATCGGTGCAGGTCCTGTAGGGATGTTTGCCGCTTTTTACGCAGGAATGCGCCAAGCTAAAACAAAAATCATTGACAGTCTACCTCAACTTGGTGGTCAATTAGCAACTTTGTATCCCGAAAAATATATTTACGATATTCCTGGGTATCCAGCAATAAAAGCAAGTGAATTAATCGATCAATTAGAAAAACAATTAACTACTTTTAACCATACATTCCATTTAAAAGAAGAAGTTCTCTCGCTTACTCGTGAAGACGAAGTTATCGAGATTACTACAAATAAAGGCATCCATTATTCCAAAGCAGTCATTTTAGCTTTAGGAAATGGTTCATTCCAGCCAAGAAAATTGAATTTAGATAATGCTGAATCATTTGAAAACCACGGATTGGATTATTTCGTGAATGATTTGATGAAGTATGCTGGAAAAAAAGTCGCTATTGCTGGAGGTGGTGATTCTGCTATCGATTGGGCGTTGATGTTAGAGCCTATTGCAAGCGAAGTTTACTTGATTCATCGTCGCCAGGAATTTCGTGCGCACGAACATAGTGTATCACGCTTGAAATCTTCATCTGTCAACTTGCTTACTCCCTATCTCATCGATGGATTATCAGGCAATAATGGGGAACTGACAGATATCCGGTTAAAAAAAGTGAAAAGTGACGAGACGATTGATTTGATGATTGATTCTCTGATCGTCAATTATGGATTCTCTTCTAATTTAGAACATCTTTCTTCTTGGGGACTTGATAGTACCAGAAATGCCATTACTGTAAAATCAGATATGTCTACTTCTATTCCAGGCGTTTATGCAGCTGGTGACATCTGTACCTATGAAGGAAAAGTGAAACTGATTGCTACTGGGCTCGGTGAAGCACCTACTGCAGTGAACAACGCTTTACACTATATTAATCCAAAGGAACGAACTCAGCCTGGTCACAGCACAAGCTTATACGATAAAAATCTTCGTCCTAGTTGA
- a CDS encoding phosphatidylglycerophosphatase A family protein, with amino-acid sequence MVVKTETLEEKARELLKERGVTVEDIAQLVMFLQKDYISDLTLADCTESVNSVLTKREVHNAIITGIQLDILAEKKKLMSPLQHIIEDDEGLYGIDEILALSIVNVYGTIGFTNYGYIDKVKPGILKELNSHDGVHVHTFLDDIVGAIAAAAASRLAHKEPEKRSRLTQ; translated from the coding sequence ATGGTCGTCAAAACTGAGACTTTAGAAGAAAAGGCAAGAGAACTATTGAAGGAACGTGGCGTAACTGTAGAAGATATCGCACAACTTGTCATGTTTTTACAAAAAGACTATATTTCTGATTTGACTTTGGCGGATTGTACTGAAAGTGTCAACAGCGTGCTAACAAAGCGTGAAGTACATAACGCCATTATCACTGGAATCCAATTAGATATATTAGCAGAAAAGAAAAAATTGATGAGTCCGTTGCAACATATTATCGAAGATGACGAAGGCCTTTACGGTATCGATGAGATCCTAGCCTTGTCAATCGTGAATGTTTACGGTACGATCGGCTTTACGAATTATGGTTATATCGACAAGGTGAAACCTGGTATTTTAAAAGAACTAAACAGCCACGATGGCGTTCATGTCCATACCTTCTTAGATGATATCGTCGGAGCGATCGCCGCTGCTGCTGCCAGTCGATTAGCACACAAAGAACCAGAAAAAAGAAGTCGCCTTACTCAATAA
- a CDS encoding TIGR01906 family membrane protein, protein MKNSRWQWMEYAGLFSLFLTLISLAVGVTINFRPLYVFDIGHLQILDYTSLDQETLLKNFDHLMNYLNNPFKTILSLPDFPVSASGAHHFYEVKILFLVDYAVFFITLIPSILFIKYLQKNDRLWRLIRPFQIGMLLPVVFGFFMMIGFDRFFILFHETFFNNDDWLFDPVTDPIINVLPEEFFMHSFILFFVLLELFFAVFLFLGKNSLKQTKKKELV, encoded by the coding sequence ATGAAAAATTCGAGATGGCAGTGGATGGAATATGCTGGATTGTTCAGCCTATTTCTGACACTGATCAGTCTGGCAGTTGGTGTGACGATCAACTTTCGACCACTATACGTATTTGATATCGGACATTTGCAAATTTTGGATTATACTTCTTTAGATCAAGAGACGTTACTGAAAAATTTTGATCACCTAATGAATTATCTCAATAATCCCTTCAAAACCATCCTCAGCTTGCCAGATTTCCCAGTTTCTGCTAGCGGAGCCCATCACTTTTATGAAGTGAAAATTTTGTTTTTAGTGGATTATGCTGTGTTTTTCATCACTTTGATCCCGAGTATTTTGTTTATCAAATATTTGCAAAAGAATGATCGGCTTTGGCGGTTGATTCGTCCGTTTCAAATCGGCATGTTACTGCCAGTTGTTTTCGGTTTTTTCATGATGATAGGATTTGATCGCTTTTTTATCCTTTTTCATGAAACGTTTTTCAACAACGATGACTGGTTATTCGATCCCGTTACTGATCCAATCATCAATGTACTTCCAGAAGAATTTTTCATGCATAGCTTTATCTTATTTTTTGTATTATTAGAATTATTTTTTGCTGTTTTTCTTTTCTTAGGAAAAAATAGCTTGAAACAAACAAAAAAGAAAGAACTCGTCTAA
- a CDS encoding TIGR01457 family HAD-type hydrolase, which translates to MDYKGYLIDLDGTIYRGTQPIPAGKRFVEELQKRKLPFLFVTNNTTKSPETVANRLADEFDIHVAPETVYTATLATIDFMKADGKGKKVYVIGEAGLIDLILAAGFTWEEETPDYVVVGLDNYLTYEKVVKATLAIQKGATFIGTNPDKNIPTERGLLPGAGSVISFVETATQTPPIYIGKPEAIIMDKAVEVLGLQKEEVIMVGDNYETDIQAGIRNNIDTLLVLSGFTKEEDVPGLPIPATYVKQSLDEWSF; encoded by the coding sequence ATGGACTATAAAGGATATTTAATTGATTTAGACGGAACGATTTATCGTGGGACACAACCCATACCGGCCGGTAAACGATTTGTGGAAGAATTGCAAAAAAGAAAATTACCTTTCTTGTTTGTTACCAATAACACGACTAAGTCACCAGAAACAGTAGCTAATCGTCTAGCAGATGAGTTTGACATTCATGTAGCTCCAGAGACAGTCTACACAGCTACTTTGGCAACAATCGATTTTATGAAAGCAGATGGAAAAGGGAAAAAAGTCTATGTTATCGGAGAAGCAGGATTGATTGACTTGATTTTAGCTGCCGGATTTACATGGGAAGAAGAGACTCCTGACTATGTAGTGGTAGGCTTAGATAATTATCTGACCTATGAAAAAGTAGTTAAAGCAACACTTGCTATTCAAAAAGGTGCTACTTTCATTGGAACGAACCCAGATAAGAATATACCTACTGAACGCGGCCTTCTTCCTGGAGCAGGGTCAGTCATCTCTTTTGTAGAGACAGCAACCCAAACGCCGCCGATCTACATCGGAAAACCAGAAGCCATCATTATGGATAAAGCCGTTGAAGTATTAGGGCTGCAAAAAGAAGAAGTAATCATGGTTGGAGATAACTATGAAACAGATATCCAAGCTGGGATACGCAATAATATAGATACTTTGCTCGTTTTATCAGGTTTTACAAAAGAAGAAGATGTACCTGGGTTGCCTATCCCAGCTACCTATGTGAAACAATCACTGGATGAATGGAGCTTCTAA
- a CDS encoding YutD family protein produces MSAKQNEQQNVEHKTEIAKKKSSAEQETTVTEELTAALEEIVEEPKAEKVKGELVTLLDDSNFLIGERHYRLVSDYREGFNAEKLGERYSDVLARYDYIVGDWGYEQLRLKGFFQADNRRAHPDQRIDSLEDYLYEYCNFGCAYFVIERIGGKKEKTTQRRKKKKNHNRAYIDEKKGPVASNRKKPVIKNRKTESAKTSEKVKKQEQPKQVEKTKTAFTIRKREE; encoded by the coding sequence ATGTCTGCAAAACAAAATGAACAGCAGAACGTTGAGCATAAAACAGAAATTGCTAAGAAAAAATCATCAGCTGAACAGGAAACAACAGTCACCGAAGAACTGACAGCTGCTTTGGAAGAAATCGTTGAGGAGCCTAAAGCAGAAAAAGTCAAAGGCGAGCTAGTGACACTGTTAGATGACAGTAATTTTTTGATAGGTGAAAGACATTATCGGCTTGTGTCCGATTATCGTGAAGGATTTAATGCAGAAAAGCTTGGAGAACGTTACAGTGATGTACTAGCCCGATATGATTATATCGTAGGAGATTGGGGTTATGAACAACTACGCCTAAAAGGATTTTTCCAAGCGGATAATCGACGGGCGCATCCAGATCAGCGAATCGATTCCTTGGAAGACTATCTTTACGAATATTGCAATTTTGGTTGTGCGTATTTTGTCATCGAGAGAATCGGCGGTAAAAAAGAAAAGACAACTCAGCGCCGAAAAAAGAAAAAAAACCATAATCGTGCGTATATCGATGAGAAAAAAGGACCAGTCGCATCTAATCGCAAAAAACCGGTTATTAAAAATCGAAAAACAGAGTCAGCAAAAACCTCTGAAAAAGTAAAAAAACAAGAACAACCTAAACAAGTAGAAAAAACAAAAACAGCATTTACGATCAGAAAAAGGGAAGAGTAG
- a CDS encoding bifunctional metallophosphatase/5'-nucleotidase: MEKIVILHTNDLHSHLENWPRIRRFLDQRKRENEKKEKTTTIAVDLGDFVDRWHPLSEATNGQENILLMNEVGYDAATIGNNEGVGNSKEELNHLYDHAEFDIILDNLFDKNTLQPPAWTKPYKIITTKHQTKIGLIAFTAPFPLTYNPNGWDIRNPYDILPELVEDLRSQVDVLVLMSHLGIQDDFQIAKEIPAIDVILGSHTHHLFREGHVINDVQIAAAGKYGQYVGEVHLTIDEEKKILKHSAKAIPTETMTAFTEDEQEINSYLERGHELLKEKEVADLPFSLSLDIFNEHSFIQVAFEAVKERGKTEAAILNSGLFLTEIPKGRVNQDQLHTALPHPMHLLNVTLGGNDLIRLVLEIEKNRNFLRNYPMKGMGFRGKIFGQMVYNGITYDSINHQVFWKNKPIDLNKNYTFTTVDHLMFVPFFPTIEIAGKNEFLFPEFIRSVVGDYLKAHYPIK, encoded by the coding sequence ATGGAAAAAATAGTGATTTTACATACGAATGATCTGCATTCTCATTTAGAAAATTGGCCAAGGATCAGAAGGTTTTTGGATCAACGTAAACGAGAAAACGAAAAGAAAGAAAAAACGACAACGATTGCAGTAGATCTAGGTGATTTTGTGGATCGTTGGCATCCATTGTCAGAAGCAACGAATGGACAGGAAAATATCTTGCTGATGAATGAAGTTGGTTATGATGCAGCGACGATAGGAAACAATGAAGGCGTAGGAAATTCCAAAGAAGAGTTGAATCATTTATACGATCATGCTGAGTTTGATATCATCCTGGATAACTTATTCGATAAAAATACGCTCCAGCCACCGGCATGGACGAAACCATATAAAATCATTACAACGAAACACCAGACGAAAATCGGACTAATTGCATTTACTGCTCCATTTCCGCTTACTTATAATCCGAATGGCTGGGACATACGGAATCCTTATGATATTTTGCCAGAATTAGTCGAAGATTTACGTTCACAAGTGGATGTTTTAGTTTTGATGAGTCATCTCGGGATTCAGGATGATTTCCAAATTGCAAAAGAAATACCAGCAATTGATGTTATTTTAGGATCGCACACCCATCATTTATTCAGAGAAGGTCACGTAATCAATGATGTCCAAATAGCAGCCGCTGGAAAGTACGGGCAGTATGTCGGTGAAGTCCATTTAACCATCGATGAAGAGAAAAAAATCCTTAAGCATTCAGCCAAAGCCATCCCTACCGAAACAATGACAGCTTTTACAGAAGATGAACAAGAAATAAATAGTTATCTAGAACGTGGGCATGAATTATTAAAAGAAAAAGAAGTAGCAGATTTGCCATTTTCTCTGAGTCTAGATATCTTCAATGAGCATTCGTTTATCCAAGTAGCCTTTGAGGCGGTGAAAGAACGAGGAAAGACGGAAGCAGCAATATTAAACAGTGGTCTGTTTTTAACTGAAATTCCAAAAGGGCGGGTCAATCAGGATCAGCTTCACACTGCGTTGCCGCATCCGATGCACTTGTTAAATGTCACATTGGGTGGAAATGATCTGATCCGCTTAGTTTTAGAAATAGAAAAAAATCGTAACTTTTTACGTAACTATCCTATGAAGGGAATGGGATTTCGCGGTAAGATTTTTGGGCAGATGGTCTATAATGGAATCACATATGATTCTATTAACCATCAAGTCTTTTGGAAGAACAAGCCAATCGATCTGAATAAAAATTATACTTTTACTACCGTAGATCATTTGATGTTTGTTCCATTTTTTCCAACGATTGAGATTGCTGGAAAAAATGAATTTTTGTTCCCTGAATTTATCCGAAGTGTGGTAGGAGATTACTTGAAAGCTCACTACCCAATCAAATAA
- the tadA gene encoding tRNA adenosine(34) deaminase TadA: protein MVNTNLDAVEKEKWMRLALAEAKKAEMLHEVPIGAVVVLDGKVIGRGYNLRETTQDATTHAEMLAIKEACEKVGSWRLEDAALFVTLEPCPMCSGAMILSRVAEVYFGAYDPKGGTAGTLMNLLEDERFNHQAYVEGGILEDECGMILTDFFRKLRQRKKKLKKDWSTNEK, encoded by the coding sequence TTGGTAAATACAAATCTTGATGCAGTAGAAAAAGAAAAATGGATGCGCCTTGCATTGGCAGAAGCAAAGAAAGCAGAAATGCTTCATGAAGTTCCGATTGGAGCAGTGGTTGTATTGGATGGAAAAGTGATTGGAAGAGGATATAACCTTAGAGAAACCACGCAAGATGCTACTACACATGCAGAAATGCTTGCAATCAAGGAAGCCTGTGAAAAAGTGGGAAGCTGGCGCTTGGAAGATGCTGCACTTTTTGTTACCTTAGAGCCTTGTCCTATGTGCAGCGGCGCGATGATTTTGTCTCGTGTAGCAGAAGTTTATTTCGGCGCGTATGATCCAAAAGGCGGAACAGCCGGTACCTTGATGAATCTTTTGGAGGACGAGCGGTTTAACCACCAAGCATATGTAGAAGGTGGCATTTTAGAAGACGAATGTGGGATGATTTTGACTGACTTTTTCCGAAAGCTCCGCCAGCGAAAAAAGAAATTAAAAAAAGACTGGTCAACGAATGAAAAATAA
- a CDS encoding helix-turn-helix domain-containing protein, with protein MKMDKLLALYPQAQKKNSPASEADILSFAIDDAFIWIKQDSLSQQETSLLKALFPVINDQKKHPWYHYLFKDASCVQEKSFRLIQLHVESKGEFLKKEWQDTILELFRYSADFFFYTDTDALLVEQINRDYLDATEINGIFLSLDADFDTTTSVFVGSFHSPGTDLVPLFAEERKIFLTEQNNLYTHSRTFSMQDVALHYYTKDTVKDSKLIKSYIELIKQNEMEVIIQELWNELGNVSSAAKTLFLHRNTLKYRIEKFQEQSGFNLKKANDLLFCYLLLLHEHN; from the coding sequence ATGAAAATGGATAAATTACTTGCTCTTTACCCACAAGCACAGAAAAAAAACTCTCCAGCATCAGAAGCGGATATCCTTTCTTTTGCAATTGATGATGCTTTTATCTGGATCAAACAAGATTCATTATCTCAACAAGAAACCAGCCTTTTGAAAGCGTTATTCCCTGTAATCAACGATCAAAAAAAACACCCATGGTATCACTATCTTTTTAAAGATGCTTCTTGTGTTCAAGAAAAAAGCTTTCGTTTGATCCAGCTTCACGTCGAATCAAAAGGAGAATTCTTAAAAAAAGAATGGCAAGATACTATTTTGGAATTATTTCGCTATTCTGCTGATTTCTTTTTTTATACAGACACAGATGCGCTCTTAGTCGAACAAATAAACCGTGATTATCTTGATGCTACTGAAATCAACGGTATTTTTCTATCTTTAGATGCTGATTTTGATACGACAACGTCTGTATTCGTTGGTTCTTTCCATTCACCTGGCACCGACCTCGTCCCTTTGTTTGCTGAAGAAAGAAAAATTTTTTTAACAGAGCAAAACAATCTTTATACTCACAGCCGTACTTTTTCTATGCAAGATGTGGCTTTACATTACTATACAAAAGATACTGTAAAAGATAGTAAGTTGATCAAAAGTTACATAGAACTGATCAAACAAAATGAAATGGAAGTGATCATTCAAGAATTATGGAATGAATTAGGCAATGTCAGCTCTGCTGCAAAAACACTGTTTCTTCATCGTAATACTCTAAAATATCGAATCGAAAAATTTCAAGAACAGTCTGGTTTCAATCTAAAAAAAGCCAACGATTTACTGTTTTGCTATCTTTTATTGCTTCATGAACATAATTAA
- a CDS encoding RsmF rRNA methyltransferase first C-terminal domain-containing protein has translation MKEEATTLPQQFIKKYRLLLGEEASDFFSALEQGSVKKGFRWNPLKPAGLDMVQTYHSEELQPAPYSNEGFLGTVNGKSFLHQAGYEYSQEPSAMIVGTAAAAKPGEKVLDLCAAPGGKSTQLAAQMKGKGLLVTNEIFPKRAKILSENIERWGVSNAIVTNHAPAELVPHFSGFFDRIVVDAPCSGEGMFRKDPNAIKEWTEESPLYCQKRQQEILSSAIKMLKNKGQLIYSTCTFAPEENEEIISWLVENYPVTIEEIPLTQSVSSGRSEWGSVAGLEKTIRIWPHKDQGEGHFVAKLTFHGQNQMHKEKKTRKKSKVQMTKEQEKLWTEFSNDFHYEATGRLLVFNDHLWEVPELAPSLDGLKVVRTGLHLGDFKKNRFEPSYALALATKKIENIPCLPITQKEWQSYTAGETFQRDGNQGWVLLVLDKIPVGFGKQVKGTVKNFFPKGLRFH, from the coding sequence ATGAAGGAGGAAGCGACAACGTTACCACAGCAATTTATCAAAAAATATCGTCTTCTTTTAGGCGAAGAAGCATCCGATTTTTTTTCTGCGCTTGAACAAGGAAGCGTGAAAAAAGGATTTCGGTGGAATCCACTAAAACCGGCAGGATTGGACATGGTCCAAACTTACCATAGCGAAGAATTACAACCCGCTCCCTACAGCAATGAGGGATTTCTTGGCACTGTCAATGGAAAGTCTTTCCTCCATCAAGCTGGGTATGAATATAGCCAAGAACCAAGTGCAATGATCGTTGGAACAGCTGCTGCAGCAAAACCCGGTGAAAAAGTTTTGGATTTGTGTGCGGCTCCCGGTGGTAAATCAACCCAATTAGCTGCTCAAATGAAGGGGAAAGGGTTATTAGTGACGAATGAGATCTTTCCGAAACGTGCGAAGATTTTATCAGAAAATATAGAACGATGGGGAGTTTCGAACGCAATAGTGACAAATCATGCACCCGCAGAACTTGTCCCTCATTTTTCGGGCTTTTTTGATCGGATCGTGGTTGATGCTCCTTGTTCAGGAGAAGGAATGTTCCGAAAAGATCCAAATGCAATAAAAGAGTGGACAGAAGAATCTCCGCTATACTGTCAAAAACGTCAGCAAGAGATTTTGTCTTCAGCAATAAAAATGCTAAAAAATAAAGGACAACTGATTTATTCGACTTGTACGTTTGCACCAGAAGAAAATGAAGAGATCATTAGCTGGCTTGTAGAAAATTATCCAGTAACGATTGAGGAGATTCCTTTGACTCAATCCGTTAGTTCAGGACGTTCTGAATGGGGAAGCGTAGCTGGTTTGGAAAAAACAATACGTATATGGCCTCATAAAGATCAGGGTGAAGGACATTTTGTTGCAAAGCTGACTTTTCATGGACAAAATCAGATGCATAAAGAAAAGAAGACACGAAAAAAAAGTAAAGTGCAAATGACAAAAGAGCAGGAAAAACTCTGGACGGAGTTTTCAAATGATTTTCATTATGAAGCTACTGGAAGACTTTTAGTGTTCAACGACCATCTTTGGGAAGTTCCTGAGTTAGCCCCTTCTCTCGATGGTTTAAAAGTCGTACGTACAGGTTTGCATTTAGGAGATTTCAAAAAGAATCGATTTGAACCTAGCTATGCATTAGCGCTTGCTACAAAAAAGATAGAGAATATACCTTGCTTGCCGATCACTCAAAAGGAATGGCAATCTTACACAGCAGGAGAAACATTTCAACGTGATGGGAATCAAGGATGGGTTTTGCTAGTATTAGATAAGATACCTGTCGGATTTGGGAAACAAGTAAAAGGAACAGTAAAGAACTTTTTCCCTAAAGGATTGAGATTTCACTGA
- a CDS encoding TetR/AcrR family transcriptional regulator: MMGRVTNYSKEYLLFKSMVYVEEYGMKSITARELAEFCGCSTYPIYTHFKSISGLKEKILEEITVYFENYLAECSSDDVLSIVYLLKDFFSIHESIREIIAKSDLDMDSLFKRPFFSYVKGHTKIKEEKSLELVWLNALGSLRSDDSSQDFLEMMNAVWDKNEVTDEYLENILKEQSP, translated from the coding sequence ATGATGGGGAGAGTAACAAATTATAGTAAAGAATATTTGCTGTTCAAAAGTATGGTATACGTGGAAGAATATGGAATGAAGTCAATTACTGCAAGAGAGTTAGCAGAGTTCTGCGGTTGTTCTACATACCCGATTTATACACATTTCAAATCAATCAGCGGGTTAAAAGAGAAGATATTAGAAGAAATCACTGTTTATTTTGAAAACTACTTAGCTGAATGCAGTTCCGATGATGTTTTAAGCATTGTCTACTTATTGAAAGATTTTTTTTCTATCCATGAAAGTATTCGTGAAATCATTGCAAAATCTGATTTAGACATGGATTCGCTATTTAAGCGGCCATTTTTCTCATATGTCAAAGGTCACACGAAGATCAAAGAAGAAAAGTCGCTTGAATTGGTATGGCTTAATGCATTGGGAAGTTTGCGCTCAGATGATTCTTCTCAAGATTTTCTTGAAATGATGAACGCTGTTTGGGATAAAAACGAGGTGACGGATGAATACTTGGAAAATATCTTAAAGGAACAGTCACCTTAG